From one Nitrospira sp. MA-1 genomic stretch:
- the zwf gene encoding glucose-6-phosphate dehydrogenase: MGRTNSRPKRSDALVLFGVTGDLAHKMIIPALYAMTKRGLLNVPVVGIAAPKWSLAQLRKHVTDSIKQAGKIDDREALDHLLSLFKYVGGDYNDPGTFKALKQTLGNAKRPAHYLAIPPSLFTAVIQGLGGSDLAKDARLIVEKPFGRDLASAQNLNRMAQSVFPEDSIFRIDHYLGKEAIMNILYFRFANSFLEPIWNRDCVESVQITLCEDFGVKARGAFYESTGCLRDVIQNHLFQIVSLLAMEPPAYQGYGAVHSEKAKVFQAMRPLQPDDVVRGQYTGYRKEPGVAKASDVETFCALRLFIDSWRWEGVPWYLRAGKCLTTTAAEVLVELKPPPQRLFDDSRPAAGRGNYLRFRLSPSSAVALAARVKRPGKEFIGDQQELYLLEEQSGKEKPYERLIGNAMAGDGALFTREDAVEAAWRVVDPVLRIHHPVRPYKRGTWGPKEADALIATDGGWHNPLSEET; encoded by the coding sequence ATGGGCAGGACGAACAGCCGACCAAAGCGGTCCGACGCCCTGGTCCTCTTCGGGGTCACCGGCGACCTCGCCCACAAGATGATCATACCGGCGCTCTATGCCATGACCAAACGCGGGCTTCTCAACGTTCCCGTGGTTGGTATCGCCGCTCCAAAGTGGAGCCTGGCGCAATTGCGCAAACATGTAACGGACAGTATTAAACAGGCCGGCAAGATCGATGACCGGGAGGCTTTAGACCACCTGCTTTCCCTTTTCAAGTATGTAGGCGGAGATTACAACGACCCCGGGACGTTCAAGGCACTCAAGCAGACTCTGGGCAATGCCAAGCGTCCAGCGCATTACCTGGCCATCCCTCCCTCCCTCTTCACGGCGGTCATCCAGGGACTCGGCGGCTCAGACTTGGCCAAAGATGCGCGCCTCATCGTCGAAAAGCCCTTCGGACGCGACCTGGCCTCAGCACAAAATCTTAACCGAATGGCACAGTCGGTGTTTCCAGAGGACTCGATCTTTCGTATCGACCACTACCTCGGGAAAGAAGCCATCATGAATATTCTCTATTTTCGCTTCGCTAATTCGTTCCTGGAGCCGATCTGGAACCGTGACTGCGTAGAGAGCGTGCAGATTACCCTCTGCGAAGATTTTGGCGTGAAGGCTCGCGGGGCATTTTACGAAAGTACCGGATGCCTCCGCGATGTCATACAGAACCACCTCTTCCAGATCGTCTCACTGCTGGCAATGGAGCCGCCCGCCTATCAGGGCTATGGAGCCGTCCACAGCGAAAAAGCGAAGGTGTTTCAAGCCATGCGTCCCCTGCAGCCGGACGACGTGGTGCGCGGCCAGTACACCGGTTACCGAAAGGAACCGGGCGTCGCGAAAGCCTCCGACGTGGAAACATTCTGTGCCCTGCGACTCTTCATCGACTCGTGGCGCTGGGAAGGAGTGCCGTGGTACCTGCGTGCAGGAAAGTGTTTGACAACAACGGCAGCCGAGGTCCTCGTGGAACTCAAGCCTCCACCGCAACGACTGTTTGACGATTCAAGGCCGGCAGCCGGACGAGGCAATTATCTGCGTTTTCGACTCTCCCCCAGTTCGGCCGTCGCCCTCGCTGCCCGCGTCAAGCGGCCAGGGAAGGAGTTCATCGGCGACCAGCAAGAACTCTATCTGCTGGAAGAGCAATCCGGAAAGGAAAAACCCTACGAGCGACTGATAGGAAATGCCATGGCCGGCGACGGAGCGCTCTTTACCCGTGAGGACGCGGTGGAAGCCGCCTGGAGGGTGGTCGATCCGGTTCTGAGGATACACCACCCGGTCCGGCCTTACAAGCGCGGCACCTGGGGGCCGAAAGAGGCGGATGCCCTCATCGCAACAGACGGAGGCTGGCACAATCCCTTATCCGAGGAAACATGA
- the gnd gene encoding decarboxylating 6-phosphogluconate dehydrogenase, translating to MQLGMIGLGRMGANLVRRLTKAGHTCVVYDRNSAEVEKLAGRDVQGAASLDEFIAKLSKPRAAWVMVPAGVAGETVKELAARMETGDIIIDGGNTYYRDDLERAKALKVRGIHYVDCGTSGGIFGLERGYCLMIGGEEQIVKHLDPIFSSIAPGIKVAPRTPGRTGDPGQDEQGYLHCGPTGAGHFVKMVHNGIEYGLMAAYAEGLNILKHADVGLRSRDQDAETTPLRDPEAYQYQIDVGQVAEVWRRGSVVASWLLDLTAEALVEDSNLTSFSGRVSDSGEGRWTALAAIDEGVPSPVINAALFGRFESRGEADYANRVLSAMRKQFGGHDEKKEEI from the coding sequence ATGCAACTTGGCATGATCGGTCTTGGACGAATGGGCGCGAACCTGGTACGCCGCCTGACAAAAGCCGGCCACACATGCGTGGTCTACGATAGGAACAGCGCTGAGGTCGAGAAACTCGCGGGCCGGGATGTCCAGGGCGCCGCCTCGCTTGACGAGTTCATCGCGAAACTGTCCAAGCCGCGCGCGGCCTGGGTGATGGTGCCAGCCGGCGTGGCCGGCGAGACAGTCAAGGAACTGGCCGCGCGCATGGAGACGGGCGATATCATCATCGACGGCGGCAACACCTACTACCGCGACGATCTTGAGCGGGCGAAGGCTCTCAAAGTCCGTGGCATTCACTATGTCGACTGCGGCACCAGCGGCGGAATTTTCGGACTTGAACGCGGCTACTGCTTGATGATCGGCGGAGAGGAACAAATCGTCAAACATCTGGACCCGATATTCAGCAGCATCGCGCCGGGAATCAAGGTAGCACCCCGCACCCCTGGCCGGACAGGTGACCCCGGTCAGGACGAGCAGGGCTACCTGCATTGCGGCCCGACTGGTGCCGGACACTTTGTGAAAATGGTCCACAACGGAATAGAGTATGGCCTGATGGCGGCCTATGCCGAAGGCCTCAACATCCTTAAGCACGCCGACGTCGGTCTGCGCTCCCGGGACCAGGACGCTGAGACGACCCCCCTGCGTGACCCGGAGGCCTATCAGTACCAGATCGACGTGGGTCAGGTCGCCGAGGTATGGCGCCGGGGCAGTGTGGTGGCATCCTGGTTGCTTGATCTCACCGCCGAGGCTCTGGTCGAGGATTCAAATCTGACAAGTTTTTCCGGCCGCGTGTCGGATTCCGGCGAAGGACGCTGGACGGCCTTGGCTGCGATTGACGAGGGCGTGCCGTCACCCGTGATCAACGCAGCGCTCTTCGGGCGGTTTGAATCCAGGGGTGAGGCCGATTACGCCAATCGGGTCCTCTCCGCTATGCGGAAGCAGTTTGGCGGACATGATGAGAAAAAGGAAGAAATCTGA
- the tkt gene encoding transketolase translates to MNKAHTSVSSSEQLDQLSINTIRFLSVDAVQKAKSGHPGLPLGAAPMAYVLWTRFLQHSPSNPDWFNRDRFVLSAGHGSMLLYSLLYLTGYDLPLDQLKQFRQWGSRTPGHPERGITPGVETTTGPLGQGFGNAAGMAIAEAYLATRYNRPGFEIVRHFTYALVSDGDLMEGVAAETASLAGHLKLGKLIYLYDDNRITLAASTQLTFTEDRAQRFAAYGWHTQSIDDGNDVNAIDRAIHAARQETERPSLILIRTHIGYGSPHKQGTFAAHGSPLGEEEVKLTKENLGWPVDPPFFVPEEVEQHCRQAVDRGRQAEAEWNATFKAYETQYPELAGELRLLIKGELPPDWDANIPQFPADSKGLATREASGKIMDAMNRTLPALIGGSADLNTSTFTELKDAGNFESSDMAVGDLQGSAGGGWSYAGRNLQFGVREHAMGAILNGLATHGGIIPFGATFLTFSDYMRPPIRLAALMGIQVVYVFTHDSLALGEDGPTHQSVEQIACLRALPNLIVIRPADANETAMAWRVAIETRDQPVALILTRQAVPTLDRTQLSAADGLKRGGYILAEAPNGRPDLILIASGSEVALIVEAREKLLEQKLQVRIVSMPSWELFEAQSGEYRNTVLPPVVGARLAVEAGVSQGWYRYVGNNGDVLAVDRFGTSAPGKIVMQEYGFTVTNVCSRALALLETPR, encoded by the coding sequence ATGAATAAAGCACACACATCCGTTTCCAGTTCCGAGCAGTTGGATCAATTGTCGATCAATACGATCCGTTTTTTGTCGGTAGATGCGGTGCAAAAAGCCAAGAGCGGCCACCCAGGCCTCCCGCTAGGTGCCGCCCCGATGGCCTATGTCCTGTGGACACGATTTCTTCAACATAGCCCCTCCAATCCGGACTGGTTCAATCGGGACAGATTTGTTCTGTCGGCGGGCCACGGATCGATGCTACTCTACAGCTTGCTATATCTCACGGGTTATGATCTGCCGCTCGATCAACTCAAACAGTTTCGCCAATGGGGCAGCCGCACGCCCGGACATCCCGAAAGAGGAATAACCCCCGGCGTGGAAACCACCACTGGCCCCCTCGGCCAGGGTTTCGGCAATGCAGCGGGCATGGCCATCGCCGAAGCCTATCTGGCCACCCGGTATAATCGGCCAGGATTTGAGATTGTTCGTCATTTCACTTATGCCCTGGTCAGTGACGGCGATTTGATGGAAGGCGTGGCGGCCGAAACGGCCTCGCTCGCCGGGCACTTGAAACTCGGCAAACTAATCTATTTGTACGACGATAATCGGATCACGCTCGCCGCATCCACGCAGCTTACATTTACCGAGGACCGGGCCCAACGATTTGCCGCTTATGGCTGGCATACCCAATCGATCGACGACGGTAACGACGTAAACGCCATTGATCGCGCTATCCATGCGGCGCGTCAGGAGACGGAGCGGCCCTCACTGATCCTCATACGGACTCATATTGGCTACGGTTCTCCCCACAAACAAGGCACATTTGCGGCCCATGGTTCCCCCCTCGGCGAGGAAGAAGTGAAGCTGACGAAAGAGAACCTGGGCTGGCCTGTTGACCCCCCATTTTTTGTGCCGGAAGAAGTCGAGCAGCATTGTCGCCAGGCCGTTGACCGTGGCCGTCAAGCGGAGGCGGAATGGAATGCCACCTTTAAGGCGTACGAGACCCAATACCCTGAGCTTGCCGGCGAACTTCGCCTGCTCATCAAAGGGGAATTACCGCCAGATTGGGACGCAAACATCCCGCAATTCCCCGCCGATAGCAAAGGCCTGGCCACCCGCGAGGCGTCGGGAAAAATTATGGACGCGATGAACCGGACACTCCCCGCCTTGATCGGCGGCTCGGCCGACTTGAATACCTCCACGTTTACTGAATTGAAGGATGCAGGCAATTTTGAATCCTCCGACATGGCGGTCGGGGATCTGCAAGGTTCCGCCGGCGGCGGTTGGAGCTATGCCGGCCGGAATCTCCAGTTCGGGGTTCGGGAGCATGCAATGGGGGCGATCCTGAACGGCCTCGCTACGCACGGAGGGATCATCCCATTCGGGGCAACGTTTTTGACCTTCTCCGATTACATGCGCCCGCCGATCCGGCTCGCTGCCCTGATGGGGATACAAGTGGTGTATGTATTCACCCATGACAGCCTCGCACTGGGTGAGGACGGCCCAACCCATCAATCCGTGGAGCAGATCGCCTGTCTGCGAGCGCTTCCCAACCTCATCGTGATCCGTCCTGCCGATGCCAACGAGACAGCCATGGCCTGGCGGGTGGCAATCGAAACGCGGGATCAGCCCGTGGCACTAATCCTGACACGACAAGCTGTGCCAACGCTCGACCGTACACAGCTCTCCGCCGCCGATGGCCTGAAGCGCGGCGGCTACATCCTGGCCGAGGCCCCGAATGGGCGTCCCGATCTGATTCTGATTGCCAGCGGCTCTGAAGTCGCATTGATTGTGGAGGCACGGGAGAAACTGCTGGAACAAAAACTCCAGGTGCGCATCGTTTCAATGCCCAGTTGGGAACTATTCGAAGCCCAGTCAGGGGAGTACCGTAACACGGTGCTTCCCCCTGTGGTCGGCGCGAGGCTCGCTGTCGAAGCCGGAGTATCACAAGGTTGGTATCGCTATGTCGGCAACAATGGTGATGTGCTCGCCGTAGATCGTTTTGGCACATCGGCCCCAGGGAAGATTGTTATGCAAGAGTATGGCTTCACTGTCACCAACGTATGCAGCCGGGCTCTGGCTCTTCTGGAAACCCCGCGATGA
- a CDS encoding CBS domain-containing protein, with protein MDQSQPHFTTVGQLIHTNPLRFGATTTCMEVAIALLSSQLSGGPVLDETGAYLGFVSEFDLLKALDHSQDLRTVIVQQVMSTEPYLIHNDTTIKEAIRNMKEKKLLNLCVEENGVVTKTYTRHDLLRGYLGVDLGIDEE; from the coding sequence ATGGATCAGTCACAACCCCATTTCACGACTGTTGGTCAGCTCATCCATACAAATCCCTTACGGTTTGGCGCGACAACGACATGTATGGAAGTGGCCATTGCCCTGTTGTCGTCCCAACTGTCTGGTGGGCCGGTCTTAGATGAGACCGGAGCCTATCTGGGTTTTGTCAGTGAATTTGATCTATTGAAAGCCCTGGATCATTCGCAGGATCTCAGGACCGTCATCGTTCAACAGGTGATGTCAACAGAGCCCTATCTCATCCACAATGATACGACCATTAAAGAGGCAATCAGGAACATGAAGGAGAAGAAACTCCTGAATCTCTGTGTCGAAGAAAATGGAGTGGTCACGAAAACCTATACCCGGCACGACCTTCTACGAGGGTATCTTGGAGTGGATTTAGGGATTGATGAGGAATAG
- a CDS encoding BON domain-containing protein: MGIEERIQTDGRMEWGLINEKVTPEKKPLYGEDKTVKPNGLTTDNDDTDSRGTPSSNRMIGMASLTKDRNLRKALWNSLRDVAMLQKDLLHVRAKDGMVTLSGIVEKEPQRVAAGKAAESVSGVKKVINAIHVGRAPLRRTRLSFLKKIRVVCVE; this comes from the coding sequence ATGGGTATCGAGGAACGGATTCAGACGGATGGACGAATGGAATGGGGGTTGATCAATGAGAAGGTGACTCCAGAGAAAAAGCCACTCTACGGCGAGGACAAGACCGTAAAGCCTAACGGGTTAACAACTGACAATGACGACACGGACTCTAGGGGCACGCCGAGCAGCAATCGGATGATCGGCATGGCTTCTCTTACGAAGGATCGCAACCTTCGGAAAGCACTGTGGAACAGCTTGCGGGATGTGGCCATGCTCCAGAAAGATTTATTGCACGTCCGGGCGAAGGATGGAATGGTAACCCTATCCGGAATAGTTGAAAAGGAGCCGCAAAGAGTTGCGGCGGGCAAAGCGGCTGAATCTGTGTCCGGAGTCAAAAAGGTTATCAATGCCATTCATGTGGGGAGGGCTCCTCTCAGGCGGACCAGGCTGAGTTTCTTAAAGAAAATCAGAGTGGTCTGCGTTGAGTGA
- a CDS encoding YfdX family protein — protein MKKLLSQVTLTGILFTMSFSPTWGWDGHIQDLHNSEDKILCLQPARMPPSIAAKVLCAIAQARGSLHDKTFAHTTNDLHHARTLIAFTKYAGLTTQVKKQLWEVKKNLAYESSSQSTLDLIPLDLALTNLEYFVPMVEAKAHLIAAQGSLRNKDKVSAKTHLEDLYKALVYTEEVLPLTVTDHHIARAQELLRHNKIRQADAVLEKAEAGIEFKSLRVDVVPMDQARKSRWRHMETFSTGKIAAEKADLKQAGVWLTRHRLKPEGEVTSEATLMTGKIGTLLQESGKKGLAGLPALPSLWLKTTAPTAGQAAQAVVEWQILRKHNTTNLSPQSMMKLKLDLTDATFHLTYTEIFEFITHEDQKAQAAIEKVQVHLMASEKLADGWLKGDIQAIQQQSDLIQKEPMNDQQSNMIRYAKVKTDVQQVLQELSW, from the coding sequence ATGAAAAAGCTACTCTCTCAAGTTACCCTCACTGGTATATTGTTCACGATGTCCTTTAGTCCGACTTGGGGATGGGATGGACACATCCAGGACCTGCATAACTCGGAAGACAAAATTCTTTGTCTCCAACCTGCCAGGATGCCGCCTTCGATCGCAGCGAAGGTGCTGTGCGCGATTGCACAGGCTCGCGGATCACTCCACGATAAAACCTTCGCCCATACCACCAACGACCTCCATCATGCCAGAACCCTGATTGCCTTCACCAAATACGCGGGACTCACGACCCAGGTCAAGAAACAACTTTGGGAGGTAAAGAAAAATTTGGCCTATGAATCCAGTAGTCAAAGCACCCTGGACCTCATTCCCCTTGATCTGGCCCTCACGAACCTCGAATATTTTGTTCCAATGGTAGAAGCGAAGGCCCACCTTATCGCCGCGCAAGGAAGTCTCCGCAACAAAGACAAGGTGTCGGCTAAAACACATCTTGAGGATCTATACAAGGCTCTGGTGTATACGGAAGAGGTTCTACCGTTGACGGTCACAGATCATCATATAGCCCGAGCCCAGGAGTTGTTACGGCACAACAAAATCAGGCAAGCGGATGCCGTCCTTGAAAAGGCTGAGGCGGGGATTGAGTTTAAATCCTTACGCGTGGATGTCGTTCCAATGGACCAAGCCCGGAAAAGCCGTTGGCGTCACATGGAAACGTTTTCGACCGGAAAGATTGCAGCCGAGAAAGCCGACCTTAAGCAAGCGGGGGTCTGGTTAACGCGCCACAGGCTCAAACCGGAGGGGGAAGTCACATCCGAGGCAACGCTGATGACAGGAAAGATCGGTACCTTGCTTCAAGAATCCGGGAAGAAAGGATTGGCAGGTCTACCCGCCTTGCCAAGCCTCTGGCTAAAGACCACGGCACCAACAGCAGGTCAAGCTGCCCAAGCGGTGGTGGAATGGCAAATCTTACGGAAACACAACACGACCAACCTGTCCCCCCAAAGTATGATGAAACTCAAGCTGGACCTTACGGATGCAACATTTCATTTGACCTATACGGAAATTTTCGAATTCATTACCCATGAAGACCAGAAAGCTCAGGCGGCCATTGAAAAGGTACAGGTGCATCTGATGGCATCGGAGAAGTTGGCCGATGGCTGGTTAAAGGGGGATATTCAAGCCATTCAACAACAGAGCGACCTCATCCAGAAAGAACCCATGAATGACCAACAATCCAACATGATTCGGTACGCAAAAGTAAAGACTGATGTCCAACAGGTTCTCCAGGAATTGTCCTGGTAA
- a CDS encoding TrkH family potassium uptake protein, producing MPPLPLPTPRSSWIPSTIIRRFFPHHHLSAGQLVTLGAMGLIVAGTFLLKTPLATTPGKPLSFLNALFTATSAVTVTGLIVADTEKDFTLFGKIVILTLIQLGGLGYAMLATLLLIAVGQRIGLRNRMMVAEAFSSLDLAGLIRFVKTILIITFTLEGVGALILAARFSQDMPVLDALGHGIFHAISAFNNAGFSTFSRNLIPYGGDFIVNASITLLLVLGGIGFIVFRDLLEFYQKKRFRIQTHTRLALLISIGLWVIGTIGFFLLEMNSPATLGSQTPSAGAMVAAFHSGAARTAGFNTLDLSLLRPSTLYMLILLMIIGGSPGGTAGGIKTTTFGIVCLSVWAVFRKRLDVEFHYRRMPSHLVLQALAIMFLAIGAVTTLTFFLAFIENKPFLALMFEVASALGTVGFSVGNGGVLSLSANLTDFGKVIILCSMLLGRFGPLLVGLVSLTPPIRMLYRFPQAKVAIG from the coding sequence ATGCCTCCATTGCCACTTCCAACTCCTCGAAGCTCTTGGATTCCGAGCACCATAATTCGGCGGTTTTTTCCCCACCACCACCTCTCAGCCGGCCAACTCGTCACGCTGGGCGCCATGGGACTCATCGTCGCAGGAACCTTCTTGTTGAAAACCCCATTGGCCACGACTCCCGGCAAGCCATTAAGTTTTCTCAACGCCCTCTTTACCGCAACCTCAGCCGTCACCGTGACGGGCCTAATTGTGGCGGACACGGAAAAAGATTTCACCTTATTCGGAAAGATCGTCATTCTGACACTCATCCAATTAGGCGGGTTAGGGTATGCAATGCTCGCGACGCTCCTTCTCATCGCCGTGGGCCAACGCATTGGATTACGAAACCGCATGATGGTGGCCGAGGCGTTCAGTTCATTGGATTTGGCTGGATTGATTCGTTTTGTGAAAACAATTCTGATCATTACCTTTACTCTTGAGGGGGTGGGGGCCTTGATACTCGCCGCACGGTTTTCCCAGGACATGCCCGTATTAGACGCATTGGGGCATGGTATTTTTCACGCCATTTCTGCCTTTAACAATGCAGGGTTTTCGACATTTTCTCGAAACCTGATCCCCTATGGTGGCGATTTCATCGTGAATGCCTCCATCACCCTCCTTCTGGTACTAGGCGGCATCGGGTTTATTGTCTTCCGCGACCTCTTGGAATTTTACCAGAAAAAGCGGTTTCGGATTCAAACCCATACAAGACTGGCCTTACTCATTTCGATAGGTTTATGGGTGATTGGTACGATAGGATTTTTCCTATTGGAAATGAATAGTCCTGCGACGCTTGGCTCACAAACTCCCTCAGCCGGAGCCATGGTTGCCGCCTTTCACTCGGGAGCGGCCCGGACTGCAGGATTCAATACGCTGGATCTGAGCCTCCTCCGCCCCAGCACATTGTATATGTTGATTTTGCTGATGATCATCGGGGGATCACCAGGAGGAACCGCTGGAGGAATTAAAACCACCACATTCGGCATTGTGTGTTTATCGGTCTGGGCCGTATTCCGAAAACGACTGGATGTGGAGTTTCATTACCGGCGGATGCCTTCCCATCTCGTCCTACAAGCTCTGGCTATCATGTTCCTGGCCATTGGAGCCGTCACCACATTAACGTTTTTTCTCGCCTTTATTGAAAATAAACCTTTTTTGGCTCTGATGTTTGAAGTGGCCTCCGCATTGGGAACGGTTGGGTTTTCCGTCGGAAACGGAGGCGTGCTCAGTCTCTCGGCAAACTTAACGGATTTCGGAAAAGTCATTATTCTATGTAGCATGCTCCTTGGAAGATTCGGACCCCTCCTGGTCGGGCTCGTTTCCCTCACACCACCTATCCGCATGCTTTATCGTTTTCCTCAAGCCAAAGTGGCGATAGGTTAG
- a CDS encoding response regulator: protein MPSFSKHRTIILVENQPDPRWLLKLRLEINGYTCLEAGNGMEALSLIQQHPSIGPILSDDLMPGMNGLQLLQELRLNFMNRAIPFILITATWSDEFRHQVLSEGAFAVLPKPYHHSDLLQLLEQGIFPQAA, encoded by the coding sequence TTGCCTTCTTTTTCTAAACATCGGACGATTATCCTCGTTGAGAATCAACCAGACCCCAGATGGCTGCTGAAACTCAGGCTTGAAATCAATGGGTACACATGTCTGGAAGCAGGGAATGGGATGGAGGCCCTCTCCTTGATTCAGCAACACCCCTCCATCGGCCCGATTTTGTCTGACGACCTGATGCCAGGAATGAATGGGCTGCAACTTCTTCAAGAACTTCGACTAAATTTTATGAACCGGGCCATTCCGTTCATTCTGATTACCGCAACCTGGTCCGATGAGTTCCGACATCAGGTCCTGAGTGAAGGAGCGTTCGCGGTCCTGCCCAAGCCCTATCATCACAGTGACCTCCTCCAACTTCTTGAGCAAGGAATTTTTCCTCAGGCCGCCTGA
- a CDS encoding alpha-1,4-glucan--maltose-1-phosphate maltosyltransferase — protein MPKSLQTLIIEHVEPELDAGRYPVKRIVGEILEVTADVFKEGHDTIGAVLRYKLLGQKEWSESPMHHVDNDRWAGSFLLSENTRYLYSVGAYVKSFETWRIELTKKHGVLPDLSSELLEGEAQVKEAMTRAKGPDKSALKVWLEKWKSAPDQETRIAIALDPIVATLVDRHEQRAAWSTYERELEVIVDRERARYGAWYEIFPRSEGTEAGKGGTFKDCEQRLPAIRDMGFDVLYLTPIHPIGETNRKGRNNSLKAKPGEPGSPWAIGSRHGGHDAVEPALGTMKDFDHFQQAVRSHGMEVAIDFAINATPDHPYVTQHPEWFKQRPDGTIKFSENPPKKYEDIYGFDFYTEAWQGIWQEMKRILLFWIEHGVKIFRVDNPHTKPVIFWEWLIREIQLEHPDVLFLAEAFTRPKMMRVLAKAGYTQSYTYFTWRNSKGEMTEYLTELTRTQMQEYFRPNFFANTPDILPEILQQGGRPAFKFRLVLAATLSPTYGIYNSYELCENKAIPGTEEYQDSEKYEIRHWDWDRPGNIRDYITRINQIRRDHPALHTFTNLEFYQSDNDHILFYGKMNADKTDILLFAVNMDPYTVHEARLHIPIDECGIGEQDTYQLHELIQDYRHQVVGGDYTIRLDPHDEPAAIFALRRRTRRESEFDYFM, from the coding sequence ATGCCTAAATCGTTACAAACCCTGATCATTGAACATGTCGAGCCGGAACTGGATGCGGGACGCTATCCGGTCAAACGGATCGTCGGGGAGATCCTGGAAGTCACGGCTGACGTTTTCAAGGAAGGACACGACACCATCGGAGCCGTCCTTCGTTACAAATTGCTGGGGCAGAAGGAATGGTCGGAAAGCCCTATGCATCATGTCGATAATGACCGGTGGGCTGGATCATTTCTCCTCTCAGAAAATACCCGATATCTCTATTCCGTGGGAGCCTATGTCAAAAGTTTTGAGACCTGGCGGATTGAACTGACCAAGAAACACGGGGTGCTTCCGGACCTGTCCAGTGAATTATTGGAAGGAGAGGCGCAAGTCAAAGAGGCCATGACTAGAGCCAAAGGTCCCGATAAATCCGCGCTGAAAGTTTGGTTGGAAAAATGGAAGTCTGCTCCGGACCAGGAAACCCGGATTGCAATCGCCCTGGATCCCATTGTAGCCACACTCGTCGACCGGCACGAACAGCGGGCTGCCTGGTCCACCTATGAGAGGGAATTAGAAGTGATCGTCGACCGTGAGCGCGCCCGATATGGCGCCTGGTATGAAATCTTTCCCCGGTCAGAAGGAACCGAGGCCGGGAAAGGGGGAACCTTCAAGGATTGCGAACAACGCCTACCGGCTATCCGGGATATGGGATTCGATGTGCTCTATCTCACGCCGATTCATCCCATCGGAGAAACTAATCGGAAGGGCCGCAACAATAGCTTGAAGGCCAAACCTGGCGAACCGGGTAGTCCCTGGGCCATCGGGAGTCGACATGGCGGGCATGATGCCGTCGAGCCGGCTCTCGGGACAATGAAAGATTTTGACCATTTCCAGCAAGCCGTCAGGAGCCACGGGATGGAAGTCGCCATAGATTTCGCCATCAATGCCACCCCGGATCATCCCTACGTCACACAACATCCGGAATGGTTCAAGCAACGACCGGACGGGACCATTAAATTTTCGGAGAACCCTCCCAAAAAATATGAAGACATTTACGGGTTTGATTTCTATACCGAAGCTTGGCAGGGCATCTGGCAGGAAATGAAGCGGATTCTCCTTTTTTGGATTGAGCATGGAGTCAAGATTTTTCGAGTGGATAATCCCCACACCAAACCCGTCATCTTTTGGGAATGGCTCATTCGGGAAATCCAGTTGGAACATCCTGATGTGTTGTTTCTGGCGGAAGCCTTCACCCGGCCTAAAATGATGCGGGTCCTGGCGAAAGCCGGTTACACCCAGTCATACACGTATTTTACCTGGCGAAATTCAAAAGGAGAAATGACCGAATACCTGACCGAATTAACCCGAACTCAAATGCAGGAGTATTTCCGACCGAACTTTTTCGCCAATACACCGGACATCCTTCCGGAAATTCTCCAACAGGGAGGTCGACCGGCCTTTAAATTCCGGCTCGTGCTGGCCGCCACGCTTTCCCCCACCTACGGGATCTACAATAGTTATGAACTGTGTGAGAATAAAGCAATTCCCGGAACCGAGGAATATCAGGATTCGGAAAAATATGAAATCCGGCATTGGGATTGGGATCGTCCCGGAAACATCCGTGACTATATCACCCGCATTAACCAGATCCGACGGGATCACCCTGCCCTGCACACCTTTACCAACTTGGAATTTTACCAATCCGACAACGACCATATTTTGTTTTATGGGAAAATGAATGCGGACAAGACAGACATCCTGTTGTTTGCGGTCAATATGGATCCCTATACGGTACACGAGGCTCGTCTGCATATTCCGATTGACGAATGCGGCATTGGTGAACAGGACACGTATCAACTGCATGAACTCATCCAAGATTACCGCCATCAAGTCGTGGGGGGTGACTACACCATTCGATTGGATCCTCACGACGAACCAGCCGCTATTTTCGCGCTCCGCCGCCGGACCCGTCGTGAAAGCGAATTCGACTACTTCATGTAA